A single window of Ananas comosus cultivar F153 linkage group 19, ASM154086v1, whole genome shotgun sequence DNA harbors:
- the LOC109725286 gene encoding protein transport protein SFT2-like, with the protein MKKTAQAWFTGGPTSGGDGGSASSASVLAEWNSYAAARSAEEEGGVGFDIEAAVRTANDKFAGTLNVFSKGVTELPGRFQSATSSVPSGKLLMYFGLLLASGIFLVFIAFTMFLPVMVLMPQKFAICFTLGSAFIVGSFFALKGAKYQLAHMASKERLPFTLGFVGSMIGTIYVSVVRHSYILFVFFSVLQVVALAYYAISYFPGGSAGLKFISSTFTSSVLKCFGR; encoded by the exons ATGAAGAAGACGGCGCAGGCGTGGTTCACGGGGGGCCCGAcaagcggcggcgacggcggcagcgcctcctccgcctccgtccTCGCAGAGTGGAACTCGTACGCCGCTGCGAGATCTGCTGAGGAGGAGGGAGGCGTCGGATTCGACATCGAGGCCGCGGTGAGAACCGCCAATGACAAGTTCGCCGGAACCCTAAACGT GTTTTCAAAGGGTGTAACAGAGTTACCAGGGAGATTTCAATCTGCTACTAGCAGTGTTCCATCGGGGAAATTGCTCATGTATTTTGGTCTTCTCCTTGCCAGTGGGATCTTCCTGGTTTTCATTGCATTCACTATGTTCCTGCCAGTTATGGTGCTGATGCCCCAGAAATTTGCCATTTGTTTCACGCTTGGCTCTGCCTTTATTGTTGGATCGTTTTTCGCACTTAAAGGTGCCAAGTATCAGCTGGCTCACATGGCTTCTAAAGAG AGACTTCCTTTTACCCTGGGATTTGTTGGAAGCATGATTGGCACCATATATGTGTCTGTGGTGCGTCACAGTTACATtctctttgtcttcttctccgtTCTTCAG GTTGTCGCACTCGCATATTATGCTATCTCGTACTTCCCTGGAGGATCTGCTGGATTGAAGTTCATTTCTTCAACTTTCACATCCTCAGTACTGAAGTGCTTCGGCCGATGA